A genomic stretch from Mycobacterium malmoense includes:
- a CDS encoding ABC transporter permease: MSVLSTEAIPLTAQRSAVARLKPIRRRILSPALPLALLGFALFVGCWYLTVDALALPRFRGIPGPTEVIREWVSPNPAYGTSIFTASYYEHIWASVRRVAIAFTAALVTGIPLGLLLGWSSRFRQYAFPVFELIRPIPILAWVPLAMLMFHTREGSVIFLTYLAAFYAVTLNTLLGVHSIDQNLIRAAQCLGAGPGTVLRTVVVPGSLPYIFTGLQIGMGVAWFSLVAGEMIAGQFGLGYLINASYTTTRYPTIVIAMITLGVVGFASSAVIRLVGSRLMAYRARSIGA; encoded by the coding sequence GTGAGCGTCCTTTCTACCGAGGCGATTCCCCTGACCGCTCAGCGCAGTGCGGTAGCCAGGCTAAAGCCGATACGCCGTCGGATTCTGTCGCCGGCGCTACCGCTGGCCCTGCTCGGCTTCGCGCTGTTCGTCGGCTGCTGGTATTTGACCGTCGACGCGCTGGCGCTGCCGCGGTTTCGCGGCATTCCCGGCCCGACCGAGGTGATCCGCGAATGGGTTAGCCCGAACCCCGCCTACGGCACGTCCATTTTCACCGCGTCCTACTACGAGCACATCTGGGCGAGCGTTCGGCGCGTCGCCATCGCCTTCACGGCGGCCCTCGTTACGGGGATCCCGCTCGGCCTGCTGCTGGGGTGGTCATCGCGATTTCGCCAGTACGCCTTTCCGGTCTTCGAGTTGATCCGCCCCATTCCCATCCTGGCGTGGGTTCCCTTGGCGATGCTGATGTTTCACACCAGGGAGGGTTCGGTCATCTTCCTCACCTACCTGGCCGCGTTCTACGCGGTCACGTTGAACACGTTGCTCGGGGTTCATTCGATCGACCAGAACCTGATCCGGGCGGCGCAATGCCTGGGCGCCGGGCCCGGCACGGTGCTGCGCACGGTCGTCGTCCCGGGGTCGCTGCCCTACATCTTCACCGGCCTGCAGATCGGCATGGGAGTCGCCTGGTTTTCGCTCGTCGCGGGGGAAATGATCGCGGGCCAGTTCGGTCTGGGTTACCTGATCAATGCTTCGTACACGACGACCCGCTACCCGACGATCGTCATCGCGATGATCACGCTCGGCGTGGTCGGTTTCGCCAGCAGCGCCGTGATTCGTCTCGTGGGCAGCCGGTTGATGGCGTACCGGGCACGGAGCATCGGGGCGTGA
- a CDS encoding ABC transporter ATP-binding protein produces MSGGNLVLDAVGKAYRTASAPVRAVQDFSLDIAAGELHVIVGPSGCGKSTLLGAIAGFTDITSGRIELDGQLLCGPGRPTAGIGPDRVVVFQDSTLFPWFTVADNVGYGLVAQRRAGRGDAAGIARERLRAVGLGDIADSYPGELSSGVLRRVEILRALVMEPAVLLLDEPFRGMDAISRAAMHDALLQIYDRSAVTVLFITHDIEEAVYLGSRVTAMTTRPGRVKTTIDITLDRPRDPGIITAPHFRELVGEVSEAVRDEARRAFEAGEREMAQ; encoded by the coding sequence GTGAGCGGGGGCAACCTGGTCCTCGACGCCGTGGGCAAGGCATACCGGACCGCGAGTGCTCCGGTGCGTGCGGTGCAGGATTTCAGCCTCGATATCGCCGCCGGCGAACTCCATGTGATCGTCGGACCGTCCGGGTGCGGGAAAAGCACCCTGCTCGGGGCGATCGCCGGGTTCACCGACATCACGTCCGGTCGAATCGAGCTGGACGGGCAACTGCTGTGCGGCCCGGGGCGGCCCACGGCCGGGATCGGTCCGGACCGCGTCGTCGTGTTTCAGGACAGCACCCTGTTCCCCTGGTTCACCGTGGCCGACAACGTCGGCTACGGCCTGGTCGCGCAGCGGCGCGCCGGCCGCGGCGACGCGGCGGGCATCGCGCGAGAGCGCCTGCGCGCGGTCGGGCTCGGCGACATCGCCGACAGTTACCCGGGGGAGCTGTCCAGCGGTGTACTGCGGCGCGTCGAGATCCTGCGTGCGCTTGTCATGGAGCCCGCCGTGCTGCTGCTCGACGAGCCGTTCCGGGGAATGGACGCGATCTCGCGGGCCGCGATGCACGATGCCCTGCTGCAGATTTACGACAGGTCCGCGGTCACGGTGCTTTTCATCACCCACGACATCGAGGAAGCCGTGTATTTAGGCAGCCGCGTTACCGCCATGACGACCCGCCCCGGTCGCGTCAAGACCACGATCGACATCACCCTCGACCGCCCGCGGGATCCCGGCATCATCACCGCGCCGCATTTCCGCGAACTCGTCGGCGAAGTCTCCGAGGCGGTCCGCGACGAGGCCAGGCGCGCGTTCGAAGCGGGCGAGCGGGAGATGGCGCAATGA
- a CDS encoding YdeI/OmpD-associated family protein — protein MSSERVPGGVVHRLPADLREALIANSTALAAWRDITPLARNEFICWVEDAKQETTRQRRIRRTREELEEGQRRPCCWPGCKHRERTGR, from the coding sequence GTGAGCAGTGAGCGAGTGCCCGGCGGGGTGGTGCACAGGCTGCCCGCCGACCTGCGCGAGGCGCTGATCGCCAACTCGACTGCACTGGCCGCGTGGAGGGACATCACGCCCTTGGCGCGCAACGAGTTCATCTGCTGGGTCGAGGATGCCAAGCAAGAGACGACCCGACAGCGCCGCATTCGCCGGACCCGGGAGGAACTGGAAGAAGGCCAGCGCCGGCCCTGCTGCTGGCCGGGGTGCAAACACCGCGAGCGCACCGGCAGGTAA
- a CDS encoding AraC family transcriptional regulator, producing MVGYRALDVPETVHRGMPSSTLTFIVSLDDGVEAADTADALAGARPNPLILSGLHMQASHVRQRRGQAGVQLAVHPLASRALFGIPSAELPVAGYNAVEVLGRHARELPERVAEAHRWPKVFATVAGYLVDGRGRREDVTVRPEVAHAWLLLERTHGRIPVGALADRVGVSARHLTTLFHREVGRSPKAVSMLMRFQHATATIAASARRQGRVDLAAVATITGYCDQAHLTREFVRFAGVPPRAWLAEEFRNIQDGGHSFDSQWDHDCSESNRLVDATGA from the coding sequence ATGGTGGGCTACCGCGCGCTGGATGTGCCCGAGACGGTGCACCGTGGCATGCCATCGTCGACGTTGACGTTCATCGTCAGCCTCGACGACGGAGTGGAAGCCGCAGACACCGCCGACGCGCTGGCGGGTGCCCGGCCCAACCCACTGATCCTCAGCGGGCTCCACATGCAGGCCAGCCATGTGCGGCAACGGCGCGGCCAGGCGGGTGTGCAGCTGGCGGTGCACCCCTTGGCATCACGCGCACTGTTCGGCATACCCAGCGCCGAGCTGCCCGTCGCCGGCTACAACGCGGTGGAAGTCCTCGGTCGGCACGCGCGAGAGCTTCCCGAGCGCGTGGCCGAAGCGCACCGATGGCCCAAGGTGTTCGCGACTGTCGCCGGGTACCTTGTGGACGGCCGGGGGCGCCGAGAGGATGTGACCGTGCGGCCCGAGGTCGCCCATGCGTGGCTTCTGCTGGAGCGCACCCATGGCCGAATTCCGGTCGGCGCGTTGGCAGATCGTGTCGGGGTGAGCGCCCGGCACCTGACGACGCTGTTCCATCGGGAGGTCGGCAGATCCCCCAAGGCGGTCTCGATGCTGATGCGATTCCAGCACGCGACGGCGACGATCGCGGCGTCGGCGCGACGGCAGGGCCGGGTTGACCTGGCCGCGGTCGCGACGATCACCGGTTATTGCGACCAGGCTCACCTGACCCGCGAGTTCGTCCGGTTCGCCGGGGTGCCGCCGCGGGCCTGGCTGGCCGAAGAGTTCCGAAACATACAAGACGGCGGGCACTCGTTCGATTCACAGTGGGACCATGACTGCTCCGAATCCAACCGTCTGGTTGACGCTACAGGCGCATAA
- a CDS encoding ABC transporter permease produces MTTLLSRAGNVETTALRRGAVGIVVFALAWELATRLHGWTGVTVPLVGQLPPPSAVVVDFLKLAGSPGYWNSWSLSFQRVLAGFGVALAVGGALGLLMATRPWFKSVVFPVFESLRPIPPLAWVPIAIIFWPTQELSITFVTFLGALFPIVLNTVGGAEEIDRRHILAARSMGASRRYVFRRVLLPALLPSLVTGAAVGMGITWEVVVAAELISGGGQQSGDGGLGFLVWNAYQGNELPRVVVAMISLGVAGYLSSGLVRALGNRLMPWRSVAS; encoded by the coding sequence ATGACAACGCTGCTCAGTCGTGCCGGCAATGTCGAGACCACGGCCCTGAGGCGCGGCGCGGTCGGCATCGTCGTGTTCGCCTTGGCGTGGGAGCTCGCCACCCGTCTGCACGGTTGGACGGGCGTGACCGTGCCGTTGGTCGGTCAGCTGCCGCCCCCCTCGGCGGTCGTCGTCGACTTCCTGAAACTCGCTGGCAGCCCTGGGTATTGGAACAGTTGGTCGCTGTCGTTCCAACGGGTCCTGGCCGGGTTCGGAGTCGCGCTGGCGGTTGGCGGTGCGCTGGGGCTGCTGATGGCAACCCGGCCGTGGTTCAAAAGCGTCGTGTTTCCGGTGTTCGAATCGTTGCGGCCGATTCCGCCGCTTGCCTGGGTGCCAATCGCGATCATCTTCTGGCCGACTCAGGAGCTGTCCATCACGTTCGTGACCTTTCTCGGCGCGCTGTTTCCGATCGTGCTGAATACCGTTGGCGGTGCCGAGGAAATCGACCGCCGCCACATCCTTGCCGCACGCTCGATGGGCGCAAGCCGGCGCTACGTCTTCCGGCGGGTCCTGTTGCCGGCGCTGCTGCCGTCGCTGGTGACCGGGGCCGCCGTCGGTATGGGCATCACCTGGGAGGTCGTCGTGGCCGCCGAACTGATCTCCGGCGGCGGGCAGCAGTCAGGCGACGGCGGCCTGGGCTTCCTGGTGTGGAACGCCTACCAGGGCAACGAGTTACCCCGCGTCGTCGTGGCGATGATCAGCCTCGGCGTCGCCGGTTACTTGTCGAGCGGACTGGTGCGGGCGCTGGGGAATCGGCTGATGCCGTGGCGAAGCGTGGCATCGTGA
- a CDS encoding glyoxalase superfamily protein, whose product MRATRIMPNLRVADVEAAKGFYTGYLGLSVEEFNMGWVARYTSPDARAFVQLVTRDASAPADSVVSVLTNDVEEAYEEARGLGYEIVHPITTEPWGVRRFFVRAPDGNILNIVNHPD is encoded by the coding sequence ATGCGCGCGACCCGTATCATGCCCAACCTTCGAGTGGCGGACGTCGAGGCGGCAAAGGGCTTCTACACCGGCTACCTCGGCCTGAGCGTCGAAGAGTTCAACATGGGGTGGGTGGCCCGCTACACCTCACCCGACGCAAGGGCGTTCGTCCAGCTCGTCACGCGCGACGCCAGCGCACCCGCAGACTCCGTCGTTTCCGTCCTCACTAACGACGTCGAAGAAGCCTATGAAGAAGCCCGGGGGCTTGGTTATGAGATCGTGCATCCGATAACCACGGAGCCGTGGGGGGTGCGCCGATTCTTCGTGCGGGCACCGGACGGAAACATCCTCAACATCGTGAACCATCCCGACTAG
- a CDS encoding ABC transporter substrate-binding protein: protein MLTTVVTAAGCAAVGHIGGNDIVSDGGAVHLTVGYQPYYTEAWSGVVMRGKEFWKKYLPKGSTVDFQVGLQGSIIVSQMLAGKQQIGYAGDMPAIVGVSKRSTRDLRIVATLGLSQDQCGIFLTRPDAPNFASQRDALAWFNGKTVATPQGSCTDRIAQATFDALGVKPAAYLNQSIEVITSSFQNHTIDGAIIWEPTASKLVNAGLAKRVASGALADQHDGGFLVMDKEFADKHPDVAKSWLKAELDAQRFLADPANADEIVRLAQSQTEGFSAADLRDSLYRKWPVDQGGNADGIRLRLPFVPTGESADLIKTAAEFLYRIKAIPAATLPDGAVQPDTASTVLRDAGVNATAGVGFVRAQ from the coding sequence GTGCTGACGACAGTAGTGACCGCCGCGGGCTGCGCCGCGGTCGGGCACATCGGCGGCAACGACATCGTGTCGGACGGCGGCGCCGTCCATCTCACCGTCGGGTACCAGCCCTACTACACCGAAGCATGGTCCGGAGTTGTCATGCGCGGCAAGGAATTCTGGAAGAAATACCTGCCGAAGGGCTCGACGGTCGACTTTCAGGTCGGCCTGCAGGGCTCGATCATCGTGAGCCAGATGCTGGCCGGAAAACAACAGATCGGCTACGCGGGCGACATGCCGGCGATTGTCGGCGTGAGTAAACGAAGCACGAGGGATCTGCGGATCGTCGCGACGCTCGGGCTCTCACAAGACCAGTGCGGGATATTTCTCACCCGACCGGACGCGCCGAACTTCGCCAGCCAGCGCGACGCGCTTGCCTGGTTCAACGGCAAGACCGTCGCCACCCCACAAGGAAGTTGCACGGACCGCATCGCGCAGGCCACGTTCGACGCCCTGGGGGTCAAGCCGGCCGCCTACCTGAACCAGAGCATCGAGGTGATCACGTCCAGCTTCCAGAACCACACCATCGACGGCGCGATCATCTGGGAACCCACCGCGTCCAAACTGGTCAATGCCGGACTGGCCAAGCGCGTCGCCAGCGGCGCGCTGGCCGACCAGCACGACGGCGGATTCCTGGTGATGGACAAGGAGTTCGCCGACAAACACCCGGACGTCGCCAAAAGTTGGCTGAAGGCGGAACTGGACGCGCAGCGTTTCCTCGCCGACCCGGCGAATGCCGACGAGATTGTCCGCCTGGCGCAGAGTCAGACCGAGGGTTTCTCGGCGGCCGACCTGCGGGATTCGCTCTACCGCAAGTGGCCCGTCGACCAGGGCGGCAACGCCGACGGAATCCGTCTGCGCCTCCCGTTCGTGCCCACCGGCGAAAGTGCGGATCTGATCAAGACGGCCGCCGAGTTCCTGTACCGCATCAAGGCGATACCCGCCGCCACGCTGCCCGACGGGGCAGTGCAACCGGACACGGCGAGCACGGTGTTGCGTGACGCGGGGGTCAACGCAACGGCCGGCGTGGGATTCGTACGGGCGCAATGA
- a CDS encoding VOC family protein — MTAPNPTVWLTLQAHNAPELIDFYIETFGFVVAARYGDGDRVDHAQLNWPEGIGGVMLGSHKPGTNWCREPGSAGGYVVTNDPQALYERVLSHKAEIVRPLAKTDYGANEFAVRDPEGNLWSFGDYTGEPMPG, encoded by the coding sequence ATGACTGCTCCGAATCCAACCGTCTGGTTGACGCTACAGGCGCATAACGCTCCCGAACTCATCGACTTTTACATCGAAACGTTCGGGTTCGTCGTCGCGGCGCGATACGGCGACGGCGACAGAGTGGATCACGCCCAATTGAATTGGCCCGAGGGCATCGGCGGCGTCATGCTGGGCAGCCACAAGCCTGGCACGAATTGGTGCCGGGAACCGGGATCCGCCGGCGGATATGTCGTCACCAACGATCCGCAGGCGCTCTACGAACGCGTTCTTTCACACAAGGCCGAAATCGTTCGCCCGTTGGCCAAGACCGATTACGGCGCAAACGAATTCGCCGTCCGGGATCCGGAGGGCAATTTGTGGTCATTCGGCGACTACACCGGCGAACCCATGCCAGGCTGA
- a CDS encoding ketopantoate reductase family protein has protein sequence MTALNGVAAEEKALRYFRRVFGVCVWLPAVHLEPGEVIVRSWPVAGQFHIARWPASIGTRDDADFLTGLAETWSAAGIRVRTPADVASWKYNKLLSNLGNAVGALTAEAADAGEVVAAVRSEGEKVLRHAGIEFVSFETSTAARADGPTIRAVPGWNAGPSNSTWQSLSRHTGDVETDFLNGEIVRLAHRHGITAPLNAALARVARGAVQDGLGPGRHSAARLAELLGIGAITTP, from the coding sequence ATGACCGCCCTCAACGGCGTTGCCGCCGAAGAGAAAGCGCTGCGGTATTTCCGTCGGGTATTCGGTGTCTGCGTCTGGCTGCCCGCGGTGCACCTCGAACCGGGTGAGGTGATCGTGCGGTCGTGGCCGGTGGCCGGCCAATTCCACATCGCACGGTGGCCCGCGTCGATCGGCACCCGCGACGATGCCGACTTCTTGACGGGGCTCGCCGAGACGTGGAGCGCCGCCGGAATCCGGGTGCGCACCCCCGCCGACGTCGCCTCCTGGAAGTACAACAAGCTACTGAGCAACCTCGGCAATGCCGTGGGCGCCCTGACCGCCGAGGCGGCCGACGCCGGCGAGGTGGTGGCCGCGGTGCGCAGCGAAGGCGAAAAGGTGTTGCGGCATGCGGGAATCGAATTCGTCTCGTTCGAGACATCCACGGCGGCGCGGGCGGACGGACCGACCATACGCGCGGTGCCCGGATGGAACGCCGGGCCCAGCAACTCCACTTGGCAGTCGTTGAGCCGCCACACCGGTGACGTGGAGACCGACTTTCTCAACGGGGAGATCGTCAGGCTTGCTCACCGGCACGGCATCACGGCGCCGCTCAATGCCGCGCTGGCACGCGTGGCACGCGGAGCGGTCCAGGACGGCCTCGGGCCGGGCCGTCACTCGGCGGCACGACTGGCCGAACTGCTTGGGATAGGCGCGATTACCACGCCGTGA
- a CDS encoding ABC transporter ATP-binding protein: MTDGPAGAVCFDHVSFHVRKGREDVKVVDDCSFRLAPGEIVAMIGPSGGGKTTIGYLLAGYYRATSGLITVDGNGVDGPSAERLLLFQENALMPWLTTRENVMFGPRARGERGPHARLRADAILSRVGLADFGNRYPGELSGGMRRRAELARALVNEPVILVLDEPFRGLDAMTRELMQEYTAELLAEQRRTVLFITTDVDEALLLADRLLVMTERPARVREEFSIKLARPRRRVDLLHDDELQQIKHRAMDLLRPPGAPTPLTTERCRCD; encoded by the coding sequence GTGACGGACGGCCCTGCCGGAGCGGTGTGCTTCGATCACGTTTCCTTTCACGTCCGCAAAGGTCGTGAGGACGTAAAAGTGGTCGACGACTGCTCGTTTCGGCTCGCGCCCGGGGAGATCGTGGCGATGATCGGACCCTCGGGCGGCGGCAAAACCACCATCGGCTACCTGCTCGCCGGCTACTACCGGGCCACGAGCGGCCTGATCACGGTCGACGGCAACGGGGTGGACGGGCCTTCGGCCGAACGGCTGTTGTTGTTCCAGGAGAACGCCCTGATGCCGTGGTTGACGACGCGCGAGAACGTCATGTTCGGGCCGCGCGCACGGGGCGAACGCGGCCCGCACGCACGGCTGCGCGCGGACGCCATCCTGTCCCGCGTGGGACTCGCCGACTTCGGCAACCGGTATCCCGGTGAGCTGTCCGGGGGGATGCGCCGGCGCGCCGAATTGGCCCGGGCTTTGGTCAACGAGCCCGTAATCCTGGTGCTCGACGAGCCGTTTCGCGGTTTGGACGCGATGACCCGCGAACTGATGCAGGAGTACACCGCCGAACTTCTTGCGGAACAACGACGAACGGTGTTGTTCATTACCACCGACGTCGACGAGGCGCTGCTGCTCGCCGACCGGCTGCTTGTAATGACCGAACGACCCGCGAGGGTACGCGAAGAGTTCTCCATCAAGCTGGCCCGTCCGCGGCGGCGTGTCGATCTCCTCCATGACGACGAGCTGCAGCAGATCAAACACCGCGCCATGGACTTACTGCGTCCACCCGGAGCCCCAACACCTTTGACGACAGAAAGATGCCGATGCGACTGA
- a CDS encoding aminotransferase class I/II-fold pyridoxal phosphate-dependent enzyme, translating into MTEHLRAYNSLWQVRSDSWCRLEEAADRLTRPTTEGAVKEKCLSACRELLARLSSLEPYWAYPGSPQFARVQRLFAAGNYDKFAQAVAQINRALTTESYRSGDVENAGADELDMFPSDPRQLEHQPSAQRDRPYFEVLVVEKMTEDQERALRNEVRKWRRPDDEFVYELVVVSSGDEALIAARLNVNLQAVVVRRRFSHQSTRDLSTLSEFVDTDVSHELADHQSPEERAQILAVSLAKLRPELDLYLMTEIEVEDIAGRLGQYFCRVFHAREGMLELHLSILQGVAARHRTPFFSALKQYSHRPTGVFHALPISQGKSIVNSHWIKDMVGFYGLDVFMAETSATCGGLDSLLEPTGPLREAQQLAAQAYGSRHTYFVTNGTSTANKIVTQALVAPGDIVLLDRNCHQSHHYGMMLAGANVVYLEAYPLNDYSMYGAVPLREIKSKLLALKRAGKLDRVKMMSLTNCTFDGIVYDVERVMEECLAIKPDLVFLWDEAWFAFARFHPVYRTRTAMASARALRERLQNPDYRRRYEEQLASQGERAAENPSDDDLLDRRLMPDPARARVRVYATQSTHKTLTALRQGSMIHVFDQDFDQKVAEPFHEAYMAHTSTSPNYQILASLDLGRRQVALEGVELVQRQIENAMQLRDAIDNHPLLSKYMRCLRTSDLIPERFRPSAIAQPLRSGLRNMMAAWDQDEFVLDPSRITLFIGQTGYDGDTFKRQQLMDRYGIQINKTSRNSVLFMTNIGTTRSSVAFLVEVLVNIARELDQNIFEMSLGEREHFERAVYRLTEMSLPLPDFSGFHPAFLDHSGSAPTPEGDVRRGFYLSYDDTNCEYLTGEQIDERLDAGIDVVSATFVTPYPPGFPVLVPGQVFSRGILQFMRDLDTPEIHGYLPDFGYRVYTEKAIEMVGESIGLTPNGHRPAGRTAAPTPQKTPKKKSAKREGANGEGDLPELGAQRRPGDAVQTG; encoded by the coding sequence ATGACAGAGCACCTGCGCGCTTACAACAGCCTGTGGCAGGTCCGCAGCGACTCGTGGTGCCGGTTGGAGGAGGCCGCCGACCGGCTGACGCGCCCGACCACCGAGGGAGCGGTGAAGGAAAAATGCCTCAGCGCCTGCCGGGAGTTGCTGGCTCGCCTGAGCTCGCTCGAGCCCTACTGGGCCTATCCCGGCTCGCCGCAATTCGCACGGGTTCAGCGCCTTTTCGCGGCCGGCAACTATGACAAGTTCGCGCAGGCGGTCGCGCAGATCAACCGCGCGTTGACCACCGAGTCCTACCGTTCGGGGGACGTGGAGAACGCCGGGGCCGACGAACTGGACATGTTTCCGTCCGATCCGCGTCAGCTCGAGCATCAACCGTCGGCGCAGCGCGACCGGCCCTACTTCGAGGTGCTGGTCGTTGAAAAGATGACCGAGGACCAGGAACGGGCGTTGCGCAACGAGGTGCGCAAGTGGCGGCGCCCCGACGACGAATTCGTCTACGAGCTCGTGGTGGTCTCCAGCGGGGACGAGGCGCTCATCGCGGCACGGCTCAACGTCAACCTGCAGGCCGTGGTGGTTCGGCGGCGCTTCTCGCACCAATCGACGCGGGACCTGTCGACGCTGTCGGAGTTCGTCGACACCGACGTGTCGCACGAGTTGGCCGACCACCAGTCGCCCGAGGAACGCGCCCAGATCCTCGCGGTTTCCCTGGCGAAGCTGCGGCCCGAACTCGACCTCTACCTCATGACCGAAATCGAGGTGGAGGACATCGCCGGGCGCCTCGGCCAGTACTTCTGCCGGGTGTTTCATGCCCGGGAAGGCATGCTCGAGCTTCACCTGTCGATCCTGCAAGGCGTGGCGGCGCGCCACCGCACCCCGTTCTTCAGCGCGCTCAAGCAGTACAGCCACCGGCCCACGGGTGTTTTTCACGCCCTGCCGATTTCGCAAGGAAAGTCGATCGTCAACTCGCACTGGATCAAGGACATGGTCGGCTTTTACGGCCTGGATGTGTTCATGGCCGAGACGTCGGCGACGTGCGGCGGCCTGGACTCACTGCTGGAGCCGACCGGACCCCTGCGCGAGGCTCAACAGCTCGCGGCGCAAGCCTACGGGTCGCGCCACACGTACTTTGTCACCAACGGGACGTCGACGGCGAACAAGATCGTCACCCAGGCGTTGGTGGCGCCCGGCGATATCGTGCTGCTGGACCGCAACTGCCACCAGTCCCACCACTACGGGATGATGCTCGCCGGCGCGAATGTCGTCTACCTCGAGGCCTATCCGCTCAACGACTACTCGATGTACGGTGCGGTTCCGTTGCGGGAAATCAAGTCGAAGCTGTTGGCGCTCAAGCGCGCCGGGAAGCTCGACCGCGTCAAGATGATGTCGCTGACGAACTGCACCTTCGACGGGATCGTCTATGACGTCGAGCGGGTCATGGAGGAGTGCCTGGCCATCAAGCCCGACCTGGTCTTCCTGTGGGACGAGGCATGGTTCGCGTTCGCGCGCTTTCACCCGGTCTATCGGACTCGGACCGCGATGGCCTCGGCGCGGGCGCTGCGAGAGCGGCTGCAGAACCCCGACTACCGGCGCCGCTACGAGGAGCAGCTGGCCTCTCAAGGGGAGCGCGCTGCCGAAAACCCCAGCGACGACGACCTTTTGGACCGCCGTCTGATGCCCGACCCGGCCAGGGCCCGGGTGCGGGTGTATGCCACCCAGTCGACGCACAAGACGCTGACCGCGCTGCGGCAGGGATCGATGATCCATGTTTTCGACCAGGACTTCGACCAGAAAGTGGCGGAGCCGTTCCACGAGGCGTACATGGCGCACACCTCGACCTCGCCCAACTACCAAATCCTGGCCTCCCTGGACCTCGGCCGCCGGCAGGTGGCGCTGGAGGGCGTGGAACTGGTGCAGCGGCAGATCGAAAACGCGATGCAGCTGCGCGACGCGATCGATAATCACCCCCTGCTCAGCAAGTACATGCGTTGCCTTCGCACGTCTGATTTGATCCCCGAGCGCTTCCGGCCCTCGGCCATCGCCCAGCCCCTCCGCTCGGGGCTGCGCAACATGATGGCGGCCTGGGATCAGGACGAGTTCGTGCTCGATCCGTCGAGGATCACCCTGTTCATCGGGCAGACGGGTTATGACGGGGACACGTTCAAACGCCAGCAGCTGATGGACCGCTACGGAATCCAGATCAACAAGACGTCACGCAACAGCGTGCTGTTCATGACCAACATCGGCACCACCCGCAGCTCGGTCGCGTTCCTGGTGGAAGTGCTGGTCAACATCGCCCGCGAGCTCGACCAGAACATCTTCGAGATGAGCCTCGGCGAGCGCGAGCACTTCGAGCGCGCGGTCTACCGGCTTACCGAAATGTCTTTGCCCCTCCCCGATTTCAGCGGCTTTCACCCCGCGTTCCTGGATCACAGCGGAAGCGCGCCGACGCCCGAAGGGGATGTCCGTCGTGGGTTCTACCTCTCCTATGACGACACCAATTGCGAATACCTCACCGGTGAGCAGATTGACGAACGGCTGGACGCCGGGATAGACGTCGTGTCGGCGACGTTCGTGACGCCGTATCCCCCGGGATTCCCGGTTCTGGTGCCGGGCCAGGTGTTCAGCCGCGGGATACTGCAATTCATGCGCGATCTCGACACGCCCGAAATCCACGGCTACTTACCGGACTTCGGCTACCGCGTGTACACCGAGAAGGCCATCGAGATGGTAGGCGAGTCCATCGGATTGACACCCAACGGTCACCGCCCCGCGGGACGCACCGCCGCGCCGACACCACAGAAAACGCCGAAGAAGAAGTCGGCCAAGCGCGAAGGGGCCAACGGCGAGGGCGACCTCCCCGAGCTCGGCGCCCAACGGCGCCCCGGCGACGCGGTGCAAACCGGCTGA